A genomic stretch from Podospora pseudoanserina strain CBS 124.78 chromosome 3, whole genome shotgun sequence includes:
- the mrpl3 gene encoding 54S ribosomal protein L3 mitochondrial (BUSCO:EOG09263CGP; COG:J; EggNog:ENOG503NW2P), with amino-acid sequence MMKRLRIERATGQLLAARPGCPSTPGAALRSSYKCATQVAPVRYSSSSSAVETEPVYEEDGTDHSRFPPLEKLPPNTSTLPSPLPYRALESAKLSALHARLSLSPKIPLQTLARTLVDASADPNPLFNNSSLAFLGATIINYHASEWFMVHYPRLPMDVLFAAMAGLAGPAPLNRIAKSWGIEVAAAPGGEVDPGLLQFSLENPGESIAGFGYTRTVVDKINKNNWKRSVASKVIYDDDFGQLIMPRKTKESEDKAVEEDQGQGVYHEEAANPTPKFSPTSYGSSTTRELSEKAHANFARAVVGAVYTHCGRAAAKSFVKAHVLCRELDLERLFAFKHPTLELAMLCAREEFEPPVARLLSETGRLSRTPVFVVGVYSGNDKLGEGQGATLEQARLKAAMHALKAWYLYSPGEGAKVPSDVLEMETGGGGEQQGQGQGQQGKNKGWEPAYIDIGELISR; translated from the coding sequence ATGATGAAGAGGTTACGAATCGAAAGAGCAACGGGCCAACTGCTCGCCGCTCGCCCCggctgcccctccacccccggcgCCGCCCTCCGGTCCTCATATAAGTGCGCCACCCAAGTAGCACCAGTACGGtactcatcctcctcctccgccgtcgaGACCGAACCCGTCTACGAAGAAGACGGGACCGACCACTCCcgcttcccccccctcgagaagctcccacccaacacatccaccctcccctcccccctacCCTACCGGGCCCTCGAATCAGCAAAACTCTCCGCCCTCCACGCCCGCCTGTCGCTCTCCCCCAaaatccccctccaaaccctcgCCCGCACCCTCGTCGACGCCTCGGCCGACCCGAACCCCCTGTTCAACAACTCCAGCCTGGCCTTCCTCGGCGCCACAATAATCAACTACCACGCCTCAGAATGGTTCATGGTCCACTacccccgtctccccatGGACGTCCTCttcgccgccatggccggcCTCGCTGGCCCCGCGCCCCTCAACAGGATAGCGAAATCGTGGGGTATTGAAGTGGCCGCCGCCCCCGGCGGCGAGGTCGATCCTGGTCTTCTCCAATTCAGCCTCGAAAACCCAGGGGAAAGCATCGCCGGGTTCGGGTACACCCGCACAGTGGtcgacaagatcaacaagaacaacTGGAAGCGATCGGTCGCCTCCAAGGTAATCTACGATGACGATTTCGGGCAGTTGATCATGCCCCGCAAAACTAAAGAGTCTGAAGACAAGGCCGTCGAGGAAGATCAGGGCCAAGGTGTCTATCacgaagaagcagcaaaccccacccccaaattCTCCCCCACGTCTTacggctcctccaccacccgcgAGCTATCGGAAAAGGCGCACGCAAATTTTGCGCGTGCTGTTGTCGGAGCGGTGTACACCCACTGCGGCCGCGCGGCGGCCAAATCGTTTGTCAAGGCCCACGTCCTCTGCCGCGAGCTGGATCTGGAGCGGTTGTTTGCGTTTAAGCATCCCACTCTTGAACTGGCTATGCTCTGCGCCAGAGAGGAGTTTGAGCCCCCGGTCGCGAGGCTGCTTTCGGAGACCGGTCGGCTGTCGAGGACGCCTGtttttgtggtgggggtgtaCTCGGGGAATGAtaagctgggggaggggcagggggcGACGTTGGAGCAGGCTAGGTTGAAGGCTGCGATGCATGCGTTGAAGGCATGGTATTTGTACAGccctggggagggggccaaGGTGCCGAGTGATGTGCTTGAAATGGagacgggtggtggtggtgagcagcAGGGACAAgggcaggggcagcaggGGAAGAATAAGGGGTGGGAGCCGGCTTATATTGATATTGGCGAGTTGATTTCTCGTTAG
- a CDS encoding hypothetical protein (EggNog:ENOG503NU1G; COG:I), which produces MIPPRSVLHKCLTGITRRRPLFSVTTTTRSPRRAPFNGRHGFFTSSRQGAEQKGSSKVGITRTVGLSTTCALLALWLYPHESLTQLTKPLGLVADERRTSPDGVEIKVIKSTEKGRQKEKREEESVWAGIAKSLEGFPSIPGPPENITDMVVDLILPEWTKSLPGLMRKLQRELEMAPGSLAAEIWDEARDPFTHPEIEWEAKVRVSNALCEEEKTFLERRKKVIVPALAKYLGLKEEDIHPDDVPTVAICGSGGGLRALVAGTGSFLASTEDGLFDCVTYASGVSGSCWLQSLYYSSVTGNSFQRAIDHLKARLGTHIADPPVAFNSLTSAPTNKYLLSGIVEKFKGDPAASFSLVDVYGILLAARLLVPKGELEVNEKDFKLSSQREYVRYGQNPLPIYTAVRHEIPEMDEQDADGNPPVSEEAKERAKKEAWFQWFEITPYELFCEEFSAGIPTWALGRKFKNGSDTGLRLPEVRMPLLLGIWGSAFCATLSHYYREIRPIIRSIVGFGPIDGLIWNNLNEDLSKVHPIDPASMPNFVYGMHGKLPSTVPETVYDNENIQLMDAGMSNNLPIYPLLRPGRDVDIIISFDASADIKTDNWLSVVEGYAMQRGIKGWPLGIGWPKPEASANETAKQLDKAESASSPSESQDRVADAKMEQAARQQQMQEDDSSKRTEAEKHQQASDELGYCTVWVGTTQERSSAPPPPPKPIDDESSWRLMEPDAGIAVVYMPFLANEKKVPGVDPAGSEYMSTWNFVYSPEDVEGVVRLARANYEEGRGQIKATVRAVYERKKRRREEHARRVKEEAWRRVIRGGRAGKVGVEGGDQFS; this is translated from the coding sequence ATGATACCGCCACGCTCGGTACTACACAAATGCCTTACGGGGATTACAAGGCGGCGACCGCTATTCAGCGttacgacgacgacaagatcACCCAGGAGAGCACCGTTCAACGGCCGTCATGGCTTCTTTACAAGCTCACGACAGGGGGCGGAACAAAAGGGGTCGTCAAAAGTGGGCATCACCCGAACCGTTGGTTTATCGACGACTTGCGCTTTGCTTGCTCTTTGGCTCTATCCGCACGAATCACTGACGCAGCTTACGAAGCCTTTGGGCTTAGTTGCCGACGAAAGGAGAACGTCGCCCGATGGCGTGGAGATCAAGGTTATCAAGAGCACCGAGAAGGGCCGGCAAAAGGAGAAGcgggaagaagagagtgTCTGGGCTGGGATTGCCAAAAGCTTGGAAGGATTTCCTTCGATTCCGGGCCCGCCCGAGAATATAACTGATATGGTTGTCGACTTAATTTTGCCCGAGTGGACCAAGAGTTTGCctgggttgatgaggaagttgcagcgggagttggagatggcACCGGGGTCGTTGGCGGCGGAGATCTGGGACGAGGCAAGGGATCCGTTTACGCACCCCGAGATTGAGTGGGAGGCTAAAGTGAGAGTGTCGAATGCGCTCtgtgaggaggaaaagactTTCTTGGAGAGGCGGAAGAAGGTTATTGTGCCTGCACTGGCAAAATACTTGGGATTGAAAGAGGAGGATATACACCCCGATGATGTCCCCACTGTGGCTATTTGCGGCTCAGGAGGAGGTTTGAGAGCGTTGGTTGCTGGAACTGGGTCTTTCCTGGCGTCCACCGAGGACGGCTTGTTCGACTGTGTGACGTATGCTTCGGGCGTGTCTGGGTCGTGCTGGCTTCAGTCCCTCTACTATTCCTCAGTCACGGGCAACAGCTTTCAGCGAGCGATCGATCATCTCAAAGCACGCCTCGGCACCCATATTGCTGACCCCCCGGTGGCTTTCAACTCGTTGACTTCGGCGCCGACGAACAAATATCTGCTGAGCGGGATTGTGGAAAAGTTCAAGGGGGATCCAGCAGCGTCTTTCAGTCTTGTCGATGTCTATGGTATACTGTTGGCGGCGAGGCTCCTTGTTCCCAAGGGCGAGTTGGAGGTCAATGAGAAAGACTTCAAGCTGTCCAGCCAGCGGGAATACGTCAGATACGGCCAGAACCCACTACCCATCTACACCGCCGTTCGTCACGAGATTCCAGAAATGGACGAGCAAGACGCCGACGGGAACCCGCCCGTTTCAGAAGAGGCCAAAGAACGTGCAAAGAAGGAAGCCTGGTTTCAGTGGTTCGAAATAACACCCTACGAACTATTCTGCGAGGAGTTTTCCGCTGGTATTCCCACCTGGGCACTCGGCCGCAAGTTCAAAAACGGCTCTGACACTGGTCTCCGTCTGCCTGAAGTCCGTatgcctctcctcctcggcatctggGGTAGCGCCTTTTGCGCGACTCTCAGCCACTACTACCGTGAAATCCGCCCCATCATCCGCAGCATCGTCGGTTTTGGCCCCATCGACGGACTTATCTGGAACAACCTCAACGAGGACCTTAGTAAGGTCCATCCTATCGACCCTGCCTCGATGCCGAATTTTGTGTATGGCATGCACGGCAAGTTACCGTCCACCGTTCCCGAAACCGTCTACGACAATGAAAACATCCAACTTATGGATGCGGGTATGTCGAACAACCTGCCCATTTATCCGCTGTTGCGCCCGGGGAGGGATGtagacatcatcatctctttTGATGCATCGGCAGACATCAAGACAGACAACTGGCtctcggtggtggaagggTACGCCATGCAACGCGGGATCAAAGGGTGGCCGTTGGGGATTGGGTGGCCCAAGCCGGAAGCGTCGGCGAACGAAACAGCGAAGCAGCTCGACAAGGCGGAGAGTGCCTCTTCGCCGTCTGAATCTCAAGATCGCGTCGCGGACGCGAAGATGGAGCAGGCAGCCCGTCAACAGCAGATGCAAGAGGATGACAGTTCCAAAAGGACCGAAGCGGAAAAACATCAGCAGGCTTCGGACGAGTTGGGGTACTGCACGGTTTGGGTTGGGACCACGCAGGAGAGGAGTAgtgctccgccgccgccgccaaagccgaTTGATGATGAAAGTAGCTGGAGACTTATGGAGCCGGACGCGGGGATAGCGGTTGTTTACATGCCGTTTTTGGCgaacgagaagaaggttCCCGGGGTAGATCCGGCGGGGAGTGAGTACATGAGCACGTGGAATTTTGTGTACAGTccggaggatgtggagggggtggtgaggttggcgagggcgaattatgaggaagggagggggcagATCAAGGCGACGGTGAGGGCTGTTTatgagaggaagaagaggaggagggaggagcatgccaggagggtgaaggaggaggcgtggaggagggtgataaGGGGGGGCCGGGCTGGGAaggttggggtggaggggggggatcaGTTTAGTTAG
- the CDC3 gene encoding Cell division control protein 3 (EggNog:ENOG503NUM5; COG:D; COG:U; COG:Z), whose amino-acid sequence MASNGIPNSPPPPVRASPVVPTGKPSTPGSQDSREGPSDSFAAAPSALSDDRNIVRRKLTGYVGFANLPNQWHRKSVRKGFNFNVMVVGESGLGKSTLVNTLFNTSLYPPKERKGPSLEIVPKTVSIQSISADIEEAGVRLRLTVVDTPGFGDFVNNDESWRPIVDNIEQRFDAYLDAENKVNRMNIVDNRIHACVFFIQPTGHSLKPLDIEVMKRLHTKVNLIPVIAKSDTLTDEEVVAFKARILADIKYHKVQIFEGPRYELDDEETIAENNEIMSKVPFAVVGANTEVTNADGRKVRGRAYPWGVIEVDNEEHCDFVKLRQMLIRTHMEELKENTNNTLYENYRTDKLIAMGVSQDPSVFKEVNPAVKQEEERALHEQKLAKMEAEMKMVFQQKVAEKESKLKQSEEELYARHREMKEQLERQRLELEEKKSRVESGRPLEKEPKRKGFSLR is encoded by the exons ATGG CTTCAAACGGTATTCCCAAcagtccccctccccccgtcAGGGCCTCGCCAGTGGTGCCCACTGGCAAGCCCTCGACACCCGGATCTCAAGACTCGAGAGAAGGTCCCTCTGACTCCTTCGCCGCAGCTCCTTCAGCTTTGAGTGACGACCGTAACATTGTCCGCCGCAAGTTGACGGGCTATGTCGGTTTCGCCAACCTCCCTAACCAATGGCACCGCAAGAGTGTTCGCAAGGGCTTCAACTTCAACGTTATGGTTGTCG GTGAATCCGGCCTCGGAAAGTCTACTCTCGTCAACACTCTTTTCAACACGTCGTTGTACCCACCCAAGGAGCGCAAGGGACCCAGCCTCGAAATTGTTCCCAAGACCGTCAGTATTCAATCTATCAGCGCAGATattgaggaggcgggtgtTCGTCTCAGGCTTACGGTCGTCGACACGCCTGGCTTCGGTGACTTTGTCAACAACGATGAGTCCTGGAGGCCGATTGTCGACAACATCGAGCAGCGCTTCGACGCCTACCTCGATGCTGAGAACAAGGTCAACCGCATGAACATTGTTGACAACCGCATCCACGCCTgcgtcttcttcatccagcCCACTGGCCACTCCCTCAAGCCCTTGGATATCGAGGTCATGAAGCGCCTCCACACCAAGGTCAACCTGATCCCAGTCATTGCCAAGTCCGACACCCTCaccgatgaggaggttgttgcctTCAAGGCCAGA ATTCTTGCCGACATCAAGTACCACAAGGTCCAGATCTTCGAGGGACCCAGGTATGAGCTTGATGACGAGGAAACGATTGCCGAGAACAACGAGATCATGTCCAAGGTTCCCTTTGCCGTTGTCGGTGCCAACACCGAGGTGACCAACGCCGACGGGCGCAAGGTCCGCGGCCGTGCCTACCCCTGGGGTGTTATCGAGGTGGACAACGAGGAGCACTGCGACTTCGTCAAGCTCCGCCAGATGCTCATCCGCACCCAcatggaggagctcaaggagaacaccaacaacacgcTCTACGAGAACTACCGAACAGACAAGCTTATCGCTATGGGCGTGTCGCAAGATCCCAGTGTCTTCAAGGAGGTCAACCCCGCCgtcaagcaggaggaggagcgcgcGCTCCATGAGCAGAAGCTCGCCAAGATGGAAGCCGAGATGAAGATGGTCTTCCAACAGAAGGTCGCTGAGAAGGAATCCAAGCTGAAGCAGAGCGAAGAGGAGCTCTACGCTCGCCACCGCGAGATGAAGGAGCAGCTCGAACGGCAACGACtggagctcgaggagaagaagtcgagAGTGGAGAGCGGGCGGCCACTGGAGAAGGAACCGAAGAGGAAGGGCTTTTCGCTCCGGTAA